In Timaviella obliquedivisa GSE-PSE-MK23-08B, the genomic stretch AGCGAGGAAGAGTACTGAACTGATCTGCCGCTACAGTGGGCGAGGCAGACGCAACAGGGTTGGGGATTGGGCTAATTGTATTAGCCCCAGAACTTGGAGTTTCTGCCGGAGCCTGTCCTCCCGACTGTGTGGTACATCCCCCTAAGTAGAGTGCTCCAACAAGGAGGAGAGAGGTGAACCAACGATAAATTTTCATTTTCAATTCCTTGATTGATACCAAATGAGGAGTGGGCGATCGCTGATGAGTATCTCGAAGACCCTGCGTTATTTGCCTGAAAAGCATCCTCAAACCACCTAGTTTAAACTAAAGCCCTTCTAACGGAACTCCCAAAAATCTTGCTAACTCGGCTCCCTGATTTTCTAACTCCGCTAAGGGCAACGGCTGCCCTACCCGCGTTAAGGGCAAATCACCCCGCCCCTTAACCCGCAAATAAAGCGCCCGTCTTGGACTCAAACCCTCTTTCAAATCTACTCGCACAGCCTGAATATCCTCTAAAGGATACTCAATTTCAATCTTACGATTTTTTCCAGGAAACCCATTCCTAAAAATCGTCGCCTTACCTGTCTTACGGTTGAACTCATTAAATCCACCACCTACGTCCAAAGCCATAACCAGCCAAAGGTAAAGCCCCACCAAAGAACCAAGAATTCCATAAAACCCCATC encodes the following:
- a CDS encoding photosystem I assembly protein Ycf4, yielding MASTTMPVNEKDLILRKEIVGSKRLSNYLWATVSTAGGVGFFLASLSSYFHINLLPFSDPTQLFFFPQGIAMGFYGILGSLVGLYLWLVMALDVGGGFNEFNRKTGKATIFRNGFPGKNRKIEIEYPLEDIQAVRVDLKEGLSPRRALYLRVKGRGDLPLTRVGQPLPLAELENQGAELARFLGVPLEGL